Part of the Cercospora beticola chromosome 5, complete sequence genome is shown below.
CATGTACAAACACTTCTCTTGCACGGATGAAGATACCAGTGCTGGGCTGTCTACTTCTTTATGGCATGGCGAGGGCGAGCAAGCGTTCACTTTACTTACTACGGTAATCTGATGTCACGACTAAATGAACTGCTGGGTGGCGCAGGTCGCTTGCCATGAGAAAGAAAGGAAACTTTGTAGCATTTTGAAGCATCCGGGAGGAAAAGAAGGAAAGGGTTTTTCGTATTAGCGAATGTACCAACAGAACTATTATCATTATTCCTCCGAACTGTGTTACATTTCTGTCCCACCTCTTCACTATTTGCAGCGCCACTGACTTTTATGCCTCGAAAGGGGCCTTGATCATCTCCTTGGAGCACAGCACTTTCAACTTGACCCAAGACTATTGGAAACGTTCGGCAGAGCAAGACAAACACAACACAAGTATGGCCGTTActgtatactctactttcgCTGCCTACGAACAAGCATGAAGAGCACATTTTCAGCAAATCTGTTAAGACTCTCCCTCCAAACCAAAAGAAAACAACCCACCATTTGGGCTTTTTTTCCCCTCGGCTCCATCGATCTCTCAAGCTCTGTGGTCCACCGGCGCAGCTTTCTCCGCGACCTCTTCAATGTTGGGACCGGTGCTGATGTATTCATTCTGAGTAGAAGGCACGTAGTATTGGCGAGTTTCGAGATTTCCCGCTGGCTGGCCACCAACACGCTTGACGTTctcgttgtcgttgtcgtgagCAATGGCTGCAGCCACTGGTGCACGAGCTCGTATGATCGCGGCGGCATCTGTTGCGATGTTTGTCAGTGGTGTGTCGAGGATGAGAGAATGTAGTGGTTTGTGGCTTCTTACTGCATGCCGTGGCGGCAATGACGATCAAGAGGAGCTTGTGAGCGTGCATGTTGTCTGTTGGTACTTCAATGGTGTCTTGTTGCTCTTCGCTTTGCTTCGTTTCTTTGCTTGTTGTTCGTCTGCTGGCAGATTGCGTTGCATTGAAGGAACAGAACGGCTCTTTTATGCCTTCGAAAACGATGGTCGTTTGAAGCACGCCCTCAGAGACCTACCATACAGTACTGAGCTGCCATGTTCGTTTCTCCATCACGCCATGTACTGTGCTCGAGCAATGAGGCATTTTCAAGCATTGAATTTACCAATGAACTGATAAGACTGCACTGTGCTCAAGGATTGAGGCATGGCCACGCATGAGTCAACGATCTGATAACTTTTTGCTGAGTTCAAGGGTTAAGGCATGTTCACGCATTGCACGTGCCAGCGATCTGATTAGATTTTACTGATTTGCAGGGGATGGACCCTCAATTGCAGGGCAGCGACCACGTGTGTTCCAGGCCTTGTATGCGACAACTTCACGAGCCCTATGCCCAACTTCGTGAACCCTATTTTGACAACTACAAGCCCTATGCACACGTGATGGCAAGGCTAAGCTTCTCGGAGGAGCACAGAATGAAGAGTTGAAAACAAGATCAACCGTAGCGATGATATCGGGCCTCTTGGGATACTCGAATTGAGTAAGGGGAGACAACGTTCTCGAAAGAAGCTCCATTCGGACACTGTTCAGTAATCAAAAGCATAGAGACTGTCCTACCATGTGGATCATTTCGAATCACACTAGACCCGAGCCATGTATCACTGCTGCAACGGCCaggtggaagaggaaaggaAGGGATTCATGGCAAGGGTTGCCATGCAGTTGGCAACCCTTGCCAAAGGTCCTGGTATCATGGTACGGATTCCTTGTTGTGGTAACGCCAGAAGTCGCCACTGGAAGCTTTCAGCAACGAATACTACGCTGAGCCCTGGTCTCGCGCTTCGTCTACAACCAATGCCTCATGCTGCTCCATGGACTACGACCGCACGGGCCCTCCCAGATCATAGCGAGTGGTTCAGAGGAATCCTGGGGACGGACTGGTCACTGTACGCTCTTCAAGGTGTGACCGTTGGTCGGAAGTACGGTAAATGCCCACGGAGATGGGGTTTCTCATTCCAATGGCTTATTGAAGTGTGCAATTATTACGATGGGTTAATGGGCAATCGTCTCGTCCAGAAAGCATCCTGCTACGTTGCCCTAAGCCCCACTGAATTACCTGTCTCCCGAGGCAAAGCAACGTAGCTGCTGCAATCTGGAAGTTGTGGTGGGTGGACCTGCTTCCTATGCAGGGGCTTGTAACCAGGCAGGACCAAAGGCATTCACGTACCAGAGGCAAGAGCACAACATCACAACTACTAGAATTGGAACGAGCGAAGACTTGCACGTGCACCTAACTTGGAAGGCAGTGATGCACAACAACTAGTCGCTTGAAAGACATCGTTGATGCAGATATCATTGGCACATGGCCATCTACGATGGAGCTGTAAGTTCACGGGAACCTCTATCCGACCAGCCATGCAAGCGTATCTTCGAAATCTTCGGTAAAGAGTTCCTCGAGCTGCAAGGCATATTGAAGGCCAGAGCTAACAGTTGAGCAGATGCCTGAACACAACTATGCTAGGTCCACGCCAGGAGCTATGGGTAAGTAGGCCCGATACCTTTCCAGCGACAAGTGCCCACCAACTGCCGACTGGTAGGCCTCATACCATGAGATCCCCTGACGTGATGGAAACCAAGGAGCACAAGCCTCGTCGCTTGTGCTTTGTTATTCGCGCGTGGTCTCACTTCGGACCAGTGGCCAGCAAGCATGGGCAAGGTGTCCAGGAACACATGCTTTCAACGCAGTCGAATTGCCATTGCCCAACTCCTGCTTGAAGACCCGAGATCACGAGGATACAAGATTGAATTTCGTTGTCCTACATGACAGTGAAGATGAGGCATTTTCGAGATTCCTGAGTGCCATGCAACGTACAGCTAGAGAGCTATAGCATGCAAAACTTTGGCCCCTGGCTATCATGGTCGCAGCACTTGCATCGTTCGACACGATTCTACAGCGTTTCGGTCAACGGTGCGACCTGTCGAATCACAATCAATGATGTTCGGTACCACTATACCATGCGTAACGATCGGGTgggaagcaaaagtcagcCGCAGCGTAGCCACCATCAAGCTGCCAAATGGCTGCGATAGATGCGTCCACTTCTAGGACTCGTACTGCGAGCCAACATCTCCTGACCTGTGAATCCATTCCGATACAGCCCGTCCGCTGGATATACACGGAAAAGTTGTATGCAAGTTCTGAGCTTACATGCAAGGTCAGTGGAGTGTTGTGATAGAGTCGCCATTGGGGTCCAGCGACCTCCCACTCACCAAATTTTCTTATCGAAACGCGTCCTTTCGACTTCCTCTGTTTGCCAATACATCGCCATGTCTATGTTCAGCGAGCACGGGTCAAAAGCGAGTCTCTTATCAGACAGCGACACAGAATGCGGCACTGATAGCTACGCCTTTGAAGAACGTCGCCATTCTCCTAGACCAGAGGGTACTTGGTGGTCATGGTCATGGctagcaacaacaacatctctcATATGCGTATTCTTCGTCACTCGTTACTACTATACCCATCCAACATGGACCTCGCGCCTAGAAATGGCAGACCTCTACTGTACGTTCTCAAACTCAAGCCCCCCtcattgcagcagcagcatcactaACAATTTCACAAAGCTCCCCTATACAAAAATTTCCACCCTCTGTCAATCCACAAATCCGCAGTAGGAGACGAACTTTGGCCAGATCCAAGCAACATCTATCGTCAAGATCCATCTCCAGCAGTCGACGAAGCGTGGGAGAACCTCACTCATCCGCAATATCTGCTTGCTACCGAACAAGATCTGATTCGCATGGGCAAGAACATCTCAACTGCAGTTCGATGGCCAGAAGAACCAGACAAATTCCTCATGAATTTGCATGTTTATCATGTGATGCATTGCTTGAATGTTTTGAGGAAGAATGCGTGGCAGAATTTTCCGTATTATTTGTGAGTTGATTTACTAGTCGATACTTGTGAGATGGGCAGATACAGATGGATGCTGACATGATGGTGACAGTGATACGGATCCTGGTCTCCTGAATCCAGGCCACTGGATCCATTGGAGTCACTGCTTGGAAACTATTCGTCGTGAGCTGATGTGCAGACCTTCTATGCATCTGAACACCGTGGTGTGGCAGGAAGGCCAGTCGGCACCGTTCTTCGACTTCCATGTGGAACAGATGTGTGTGCAGTGGGAAGAGTTCGAGAGAATGACGACAAGGGCGGCGGTTCCGCACGAGGTGAGGAAGCCCTGGCACCAGAGATTCTGCAAATGTTATGCGCGAGATTGCTAATGCTAGTTGTTGGTCGCACAGGATGTCAAAGACATGATGACCAATACTCGCAAGCCGAAAGGTGCTATTGAGAGACCGACTCCCGCAGAGGGTCTAGAGATCTTCACCAAAAACCACGAATGGCTGATGATGGTGCGAGAACAGGGCTTGACCTTAACGGGGGATCATGAGGATTAGATCTACCGCAGCGCTTCATTCGATGTAACGCGGAACCGGGACCGGTCGCATTCAATGATGTCCGTCAGGCGCAGACTGCAGCTGTCGCACAGACTAGACCCCAATCGCTTCACAAGTCTGCGTTCGAAGGTTGCATCGAGCCAGCCGCCAAGGAAGTCAACGCACCGTACCCAGTGGTCGTTGGTCCAAACGGTTCTGAATGAGCCAAAGGTGATTTTGCTGCACATATCCGAGTTCGAAAGTGACGGAAGGCAGAATGGATTACTCTAGTCTTCGTGTGTTTGATTCGTCTTCCAGGAACGCTGCGCCATGCCATTGCCGAGGAGCGTgagctgctgaagaaggtcaaggccAATGCTTCGCAAACCATCTTGAGCCTAGGCAGGCAGATCGTTATGTCCAGCAAGCAATTAGGCCTGAGCAGATTTTTGCATGCACATGATCAGATATCTGAGCCACTGTGCCGTACGTTATCGAGATGTAAAGATTTGCTGTTGGTTGCCGAGGTGCTCAGCCTCAACCCCGAATGTGAAAGAGCCGCATGGTGGAGGTTGATAGAGGGTAAGGTGAGTAGGTGGTGTGGTTAGACCGGTGGCATCCTTGCACGATATCTTTGTGGCTACAACAAGCGCTGGGGCTGCTGAGGCGCAAAGGGTACACAGTGCCAAACTTCGACCTACACGTAATAGTGAAATTTGCCGCAACAGCATACGTTCGTATCTAACGATGGCTGGTCGTAATGCCACTGCGGGTCTTGGTGCCTTTCGCATCTAGCGTGCAATGTTCGAATGGGGCATCTACTGCCGTGCTGACTAGCGTAGTTCAGCTCCTTCGGGTCTTTGTTGTCGGATATGCGGCCTTGCCGCAGAATTCAAGTTCTGGGCCAGATGAACTGAAGTCGATAGTCGCTGTTTTTTTGATCAATGTGTCTTCTACCGTACTTCGCTCGCGTGGCTTCGCATCAGGCGAGAACTGCCTCAGATTTTGTTGAACTTTGAAAGTGCTCGCCAGTCGACGCGGAACCCTCAACAAATCTCGAGTCACTGAATTTGGACTGGCGGCAATATTTCTTCCTGTCTGCTTAGTTGAAGGATCCCGGAATTGATTGTTGATCGTCGCGATACGGCACCGAATTCGGCATCTCATGCATTCCACGCTCGTTCTGGGGCGCAATGTTCGAATGTGGCATATGATGCCTTAGCCACTTGAGGGAGCACAGCTGCTTCGGGTCGTTTTTGTTGAATGTGCGCCATAGTCACTCGCTCGCTCGGTCGGGACGAAACTCCGGGCTGCAGGAGACACATCGATGCGGCTTGAGAATGAGTACTGTCTCACTGAGTGGTACGAGTTGTTTGAGCAACGAATGCCTGGTCTTCCGTTGTAAGTATTCTGTGTGCTGCATCTTCTCAGCTGCAGTAGTGACATATGGTATGCATCGTGCAGCCTCGGTATTAGCTTGACGCGACTGTGTAAGCCATGAGCACAACTGTAAAGCATACTTTCACAGCTATGTGAAACCAATCAATCGGTAACGACATGTTGAGGTGAGTCGATACCATCCTGGCCATGCTGCACGCACCCGTGTTCGCTGCACAGTTCGCGTCGTACTCACATCATCAGTGGAGAGCAGCATGTGCATGAAACGAGATCGTCAAGGTCATGATGACTGCGTACTGTGGCCCAGTCAAGGTTATAGCGTTGTGGGGTGCAGGAGCGGTGCATGTCCAGGAATCCAGACCTTGCCTTGCTGCCGGCTGCTAGCTGAGTCCAGCTTGCTTCAGAGCTCCCAAAATGGCGTCTCGCTGCTCGGTTGCCGGCACCTGTTGTTCTAGGCCTGCACAGCTGGCCTCTGAAGAAATACTGCATCGGCTGTGAAGAGTCGAGACGCTCTTCTTTTCGGTGATTCCGAGAGCATGGATACTGCGAACGCGCAAGAGACTTTCGCGACCTTTTGGAGATTGCCAAGCTCTGCTGGAACCTGAGAGCGGACTAACTACCCCTCTGTTGCTCTGGCAAGGTTCTCCTCAGTCGTTTCTGCAGCCATTCAAGCCCGTTCTCATGACTTGCTTTGTGCTGCTCGTGGCCCGCCGTTCCATGTTGTCTACTGTAGCTGGGTCGGGTGTTGCTGGGTTTCTCCGCGTGAGGAGGTGCTGCGTGCTGCAGATCGAGGTGCAAGagcgaagctcgagaaggaaaaCGCGAGGTGGTTAGACGCGGCCGTGAAAGAGGCACCAGTCTGGCGATCCGCTCCCGCGTGACGACTCTCCATGGCTGGAGTCTAGCAACTGTCTGCTATACTGTGTCGACCTTGCCGTCGGCTGCAGCGATGAGGCTCTTTCCACGCTAGAGTTGCACAGGCTGCATGATGAAGTTGTGGTCGTGCGAACACTTGCCTGGGAGGTGTGCTGCCGCAGACGGATGATTCGCTGGCGGAGAAATGTGTCGAAAAGGGTACAAGAATACTTTGACTACTCCGCATACCTTCGCCCCTGAATCCTTGGTGCTGCGGGCGGCGTGCTGTACATAGCTTGCAGACGCCCCCGTCTCTAGCTCTGATATCAAAGGCGCAGCCCAACCTCGCCTTGTGCTGGCTTGACCTACGTCGCGAGCGTCCAGCTGGCCGTCTACACTACTGCGACCTCCCACCAGCATTCCCATTGTCTCCCGTCGTCCAACGACACTGCCGGCAGCGTACAGCGAACTGGTGTGTCACGCGCGTGTAGCCATAGTGGGGACCAGATCCCACAAACCTTGCCAATCATCGCCTTCCCGGCCGGCAACCTTACCATTCGAGGGCGCCGTACCCACAGCTCCCAGCCGTTTCGAGGTCCTGGGACTTCTATCTTCTCGAGTCCAGCTTGCGACATCACCTCTTCGACGACCGAACCGCGAATCCCGATCACGACGGTGGTCATCATCGCAAGACCGTCGCAATTTCCTTCTCAGGACGGTAAAGCGCGTGATCCTGGGAGCAGGCTTGACCCGGATCGAGCAGCCACGCTTCCCCACACAACTCAACCACGCCAGGCTCATCTCAGCGTGTGCTTCGCTGACTCTTGGTCATCGCACGCGTGCCTCCACTCTCCCGGCATCGCATTGCGCATTCTTCGGGCAGCAGGTTGCCAATGTGAGGCTCCATAGCTTTCGCATCAGCCAAATTATACTGGTTCCTGGAGACAGAGAGCGAGCGGATGCTGTAAGCAGGGCGTTGGGAATGATCATAGGTTCGTCGCGCTCCGAAGTTCGTGTTTCCCGGCCATGCTGACGAGACGCTGCCAGACACATACACGGCATAGAAAGCACTTGACTTCCTCATCAGATATGTAATAGTAGCTCACAATCTACCCTATGTGAGTAGTGGCAAGCAAGAACTCTTGGCGGAAGGATCCAACGGCTGACAATGCGTGTTCGCCACAGCATCGCAATTGTAGACATAGATTAGAGGCTGGACGATTTATACGATACCCAGGATTTCTTTCAGGTATGTCAAGCATGGCGCTGCAGCGTTCGTCATCCCGGCCAGCGGCGGCAGAGGAGCAGTGTGTACTTTTGCGCCGGCCATCATTCTGTGTCTGGACGCGCTGGACAAGTTGTGTGTATCTGCGGGAGGCTCAAAGGTTCTAAACACCCAGACTGGACCCATCAAATACCGCTGTGTGGCCCATTGCGTCCAAGCTCTTTCAATGACCTCGTAGCGGAACTCTCGCTTTGCCCGAAATCCAAGGCCGTGTGTGAGATGCTGCTGGATGCTTCCTCCGGGCCTGCCTTTCCTCTCGAGCTGCACCAAGGTGCTGGCGTGTACGAATTTGAAGCTGACATTGTCCCCAGATAATTATCTTCATCTCTTTTGACCGGTTCCGCGTTTGATATTATGAATGTAAGCAGTTTCCTtgctcttccttctcgcccCCAAGCTGAGACCTCGTGTAGCCCGCACGTCGCGCTACTCCAGACTCCGAAGCGGTGGCGTCCtccgaggacgagaagccGTGGCCTTCTTCGATGTCTTTTGGCAAGTTTCCGCTGAAAGAGGGCGGCATGCCCGGCCTTCCCGGCGGGATATGGTCGACCCGGAGTGGTAGCTTCAAGCTGTCGGACAAAGCGAAGCT
Proteins encoded:
- a CDS encoding uncharacterized protein (antiSMASH:Cluster_18), which codes for MHAHKLLLIVIAATACNAAAIIRARAPVAAAIAHDNDNENVKRVGGQPAGNLETRQYYVPSTQNEYISTGPNIEEVAEKAAPVDHRA
- a CDS encoding uncharacterized protein (antiSMASH:Cluster_18) — encoded protein: MDLAPRNGRPLLNIYRQDPSPAVDEAWENLTHPQYLLATEQDLIRMGKNISTAVRWPEEPDKFLMNLHVYHVMHCLNVLRKNAWQNFPYYL
- a CDS encoding uncharacterized protein (antiSMASH:Cluster_18); translated protein: MHLNTVVWQEGQSAPFFDFHVEQMCVQWEEFERMTTRAAVPHEDVKDMMTNTRKPKGAIERPTPAEGLEIFTKNHEWLMMVREQGLTLTGDHED